The following coding sequences are from one Diospyros lotus cultivar Yz01 chromosome 7, ASM1463336v1, whole genome shotgun sequence window:
- the LOC127805614 gene encoding secreted RxLR effector protein 161-like, whose protein sequence is MSTAKAVKLPFASHFKLSLDQSPKDDESRKEMSNIPCSSAVGSLMCGMVCTRLDLAHGMSVISRFMANPEKPHWLAVKWMCRYLRGSIDYALSYSGESLEDQPIILGYVDADYAADIDKRRSTTGYVFRLWNSTISWKSSLQHVVALSTTEVEYIALADAFKEALWLKGLVGEILGVDVKTTLMCDSQSAIHLSKN, encoded by the coding sequence ATGTCAACTGCAAAGGCTGTTAAACTGCCTTTTGCATCTCATTTTAAATTGTCTTTAGATCAGTCCCCAAAGGATGATGAAAGTAGGAAGGAGATGTCAAATATTCCATGCTCAAGTGCAGTAGGCAGCCTAATGTGTGGAATGGTTTGTACAAGACTCGACTTGGCTCATGGAATGAGCGTTATAAGTCGGTTTATGGCTAACCCAGAAAAGCCCCACTGGTTAGCTGTTAAATGGATGTGTAGGTATCTTAGAGGATCTATTGATTATGCTTTGTCTTATAGTGGCGAAAGTCTAGAAGATCAGCCTATAATCCTAGGGTATgttgatgcagattatgctgcTGATATTGATAAGAGAAGGTCTACAACAGGCTATGTGTTTAGGTTATGGAACTCTACTATTAGTTGGAAATCAAGTCTCCAACATGTGGTAGCATTATCAACTACTGAAGTTGAATACATAGCCCTTGCAGATGCATTTAAAGAGGCTTTGTGGTTAAAAGGATTAGTAGGAGAGATTCTAGGTGTAGATGTTAAGACtactttgatgtgtgatagtcaaagtgcaatCCATTTGTCTAAAAACTAA
- the LOC127805613 gene encoding LOB domain-containing protein 1-like produces MTSSPFSPSTLPDRTCYASSSAPSTVTIVRPCAACKVLRRRCVEQCILAPYFPPHDPLKFAIAHRVFGSSNIIKMLQKIPECHRADAVSSMVYEANARMRDPVYGCTGTICQLQKQVSELQVQLAKTQAEIASMRSHHQTDHPTPLACMDVSPSLQQWQQQVFYQDDGNLVSSAPASWGFCWSP; encoded by the exons ATGACTAGCAGTCCCTTCTCGCCTTCCACTCTTCCTGATAGAACTTGCTATGCTTCTTCTTCTGCCCCATCTACAGTGACGATTGTGAGGCCGTGCGCCGCATGCAAGGTTCTCCGGCGGCGGTGCGTTGAACAATGCATTCTGGCGCCCTACTTTCCACCTCACGATCCACTCAAGTTCGCCATTGCCCATAGAGTCTTTGGATCGAGCAATATCATCAAGATGCTCCag AAAATTCCAGAGTGTCATAGAGCAGATGCAGTGAGCAGCATGGTTTACGAAGCGAATGCCAGGATGAGGGATCCGGTGTACGGCTGCACCGGCACCATCTGCCAGCTCCAGAAGCAAGTCAGCGAGCTGCAAGTACAGCTGGCTAAGACACAGGCAGAGATAGCTAGCATGCGGAGCCATCACCAAACTGATCATCCAACGCCCTTGGCTTGCATGGATGTCTCACCATCTCTTCAACAGTGGCAGCAACAAGTGTTCTATCAGGATGATGGCAATCTGGTCAGCTCAGCCCCAGCCAGTTGGGGTTTTTGCTGGTCGCCGTGA